From a region of the Candidatus Saganbacteria bacterium genome:
- a CDS encoding MgtC/SapB family protein, producing the protein MNELTICIQLLVSMVLGGAIGIIRERDKKAAGLRTHILVSVGSTLLMQLSVYMAFKYTGSDAGRIAAQVVTGIGFIGAGTIMQDKGLIRGLTTAASIWVASAIGLAVGCGFYLGAIFATLISLVAIELFRDIEKKYIRKDGQEN; encoded by the coding sequence ATGAACGAACTTACTATCTGCATCCAGCTTCTTGTTTCAATGGTCCTCGGAGGAGCGATAGGGATAATAAGAGAAAGGGATAAAAAAGCGGCCGGTTTAAGGACTCACATCCTTGTCTCGGTCGGCTCGACCCTCTTAATGCAGCTTTCCGTTTATATGGCTTTCAAATACACGGGATCCGATGCCGGAAGGATAGCCGCACAGGTGGTTACCGGTATAGGTTTCATCGGCGCCGGAACAATAATGCAGGACAAGGGCTTGATCAGGGGCCTTACTACCGCGGCTTCGATATGGGTAGCTTCGGCGATCGGGCTTGCTGTCGGATGCGGCTTTTACTTGGGTGCCATTTTTGCTACTTTGATCTCGCTGGTCGCGATCGAGCTTTTCAGGGACATCGAAAAGAAATATATCCGCAAGGACGGTCAGGAAAACTGA
- a CDS encoding 3-isopropylmalate dehydratase small subunit: MLLKGFSHTLKISDDINTDYIISGRYKFKIQDPDELAKHIMEDIDPDFYGKIKSGDFIVAGKNFGCGSSREQAPMAIKHAGISAVIARSFARIFYRNCFNLGLPLIECDTSGISEKDELEIDMDNGVLKDLTKGINIKIKPFPKTMQTLLADGGLVRHFKKHGGFGL; the protein is encoded by the coding sequence ATGCTATTAAAAGGTTTTTCTCACACTTTAAAAATAAGTGATGATATAAACACGGATTACATAATCTCCGGCCGCTACAAGTTCAAGATACAGGACCCGGACGAGCTTGCCAAACATATCATGGAAGACATCGACCCCGATTTTTACGGCAAGATCAAGTCTGGGGATTTTATAGTTGCCGGAAAGAATTTCGGATGCGGCTCTTCGCGCGAGCAGGCCCCGATGGCGATCAAGCACGCGGGAATAAGTGCTGTCATCGCAAGATCTTTCGCCAGGATATTTTACAGGAACTGCTTCAATCTCGGCCTGCCTTTGATAGAATGCGACACATCAGGCATATCAGAAAAGGACGAACTCGAGATCGACATGGATAACGGCGTGTTAAAGGACCTGACAAAAGGAATAAATATTAAAATAAAACCTTTTCCAAAAACAATGCAGACTTTGCTTGCTGACGGAGGGCTTGTCAGACATTTTAAAAAACACGGCGGTTTCGGATTATAA
- a CDS encoding 3-isopropylmalate dehydratase large subunit codes for MGKTIAEKILSSHSKSDSRAGDIVIADLDFMIGQDGTSGIAIDVFRKMEAKKVFDPAKIAIIIDHSSPSPNEGVSAIHKKIREFAGEQGIHLYDIGCGVCHQITPEMGFVVPGDLVIGADSHTCTYGAINVFSTGIGSTDLAAGMISGKLWFKVPETIKFVVNGKMPKGVYSKDLILKVIGDTGAGGATYDSAEFTGEAIGRLSVDARFTISNMAIEMGAKAGLMNADSKTLEWIKKHSKKRPFPVESDKDAVFKKIIEIDASSLVPSVAKPHTVDNYSSVEDVEGTPVQQAVIGTCTNGRLEDLSIAASILKGKKINKDCRMIIAPASKSIFLEAMKKGIVEALIDAGAVFVTPGCGPCVGTHNGVPSDGEKVISTANRNFKGRMGNTKAEIFLASPATVAASALEGKITDPRKYL; via the coding sequence ATGGGGAAGACCATAGCGGAAAAGATACTGTCCTCTCACAGCAAAAGCGATTCGCGTGCCGGAGACATAGTAATCGCCGATCTAGATTTCATGATCGGCCAGGACGGCACTTCGGGCATCGCGATAGACGTCTTCAGGAAAATGGAAGCGAAGAAGGTCTTTGATCCCGCAAAGATCGCGATAATCATAGACCACAGCTCCCCTTCCCCGAACGAAGGAGTATCTGCGATACACAAAAAGATCCGCGAGTTCGCCGGGGAACAGGGGATCCATCTTTATGATATCGGCTGCGGTGTCTGCCACCAGATAACTCCCGAAATGGGATTTGTCGTGCCGGGTGACCTTGTGATAGGAGCGGATTCTCACACCTGCACATACGGCGCGATAAACGTTTTTTCGACTGGCATAGGATCCACGGACCTTGCCGCGGGGATGATATCCGGAAAATTATGGTTCAAGGTCCCCGAAACGATAAAGTTTGTCGTGAACGGAAAAATGCCGAAGGGCGTCTATTCAAAAGACCTTATCCTTAAGGTGATCGGCGACACCGGCGCCGGCGGCGCGACATATGACTCGGCCGAATTCACGGGAGAAGCGATAGGCCGCCTTTCCGTCGACGCGCGCTTCACGATCTCGAATATGGCGATCGAGATGGGGGCCAAAGCCGGACTTATGAATGCCGACAGTAAGACCTTAGAATGGATCAAAAAACATTCAAAGAAAAGACCGTTCCCTGTGGAATCCGATAAAGATGCCGTGTTTAAAAAGATCATCGAGATCGACGCGTCATCACTGGTCCCGTCGGTAGCAAAGCCTCATACTGTCGATAATTACTCCTCTGTCGAGGATGTTGAGGGCACGCCCGTGCAGCAGGCTGTCATCGGAACATGCACTAACGGAAGGCTTGAAGACCTAAGTATCGCCGCAAGTATCCTGAAAGGAAAAAAGATCAATAAAGACTGCAGGATGATAATCGCCCCCGCATCAAAGTCGATATTTCTGGAAGCGATGAAGAAAGGGATCGTTGAGGCCCTGATCGATGCCGGAGCCGTTTTTGTCACGCCAGGATGCGGCCCTTGCGTCGGCACCCACAACGGCGTGCCGTCGGACGGGGAAAAAGTGATCTCGACGGCCAACAGGAATTTTAAAGGCAGGATGGGCAATACAAAAGCCGAGATATTCCTCGCTTCTCCCGCGACAGTGGCCGCTTCGGCGCTGGAAGGAAAAATAACCGACCCGAGAAAATATCTTTGA